In Erigeron canadensis isolate Cc75 chromosome 6, C_canadensis_v1, whole genome shotgun sequence, the following are encoded in one genomic region:
- the LOC122603493 gene encoding stomatal closure-related actin-binding protein 1-like, with product MTRVGRDYSYTMRSMAIPPVSADVMFASTRFPNNYKLGANDQLENGNGNGKLVSMKEVIAKETAQLLEQKKRLSVRDLASKFEKGLAAAAKLSDEAKLRDVACLEKHVLLKKLRDALESLRGRVVGKNKDDVEEAISMVEALAVQLTQREGELIQEKAEVKKLASFLQQASEDAKKLVDEERALARTEIENARAAVQRVEEALQEQERMSHASGTQDIEELMKEVQEARRIKMLHQPSKVMDMEHELQALRVQLAEKSKRSLELQKELAITRRGDESASNLFELDGTHALGSYLQIQPCSDIAPQLSESSIQWYRLTTEGGNRESISGATKSIYAPEPSDVGRVLQVDVISDGQTITLTTSEPIDAAAGLGNYVEALVRRHETEFNVVVIQMNGDEHPSESVHVLHVGKMRMKLCKGKTTVAKEYYSPTMQLCGVRGGGNAAAQASFWQPKIGLSFVLGFESERERNAAIMLARRFAFDCNITLAGPDDRAAHKA from the exons ATGACGAGAGTAGGCCGTGATTATAGTTATACAATGCGAAGCATGGCAATTCCACCTGTATCTGCAGATGTGATGTTTGCTTCTACCCGTTTTCCGAACAACTATAAATTAGGAGCTAACGACCAACTTGAGAAtgggaatggaaatgggaagtTAGTTTCTATGAAGGAAGTCATAGCCAAAGAGACTGCTCAGTTGTTAGAACAAAAAAAACGTCTATCTGTTCGTGATTTAGCTAGTAAATTTGAGAAGGGTTTAGCTGCTGCTGCTAAATTGTCTGACGAG GCTAAACTCCGGGATGTAGCTTGTTTAGAGAAACATGTTCTTTTAAAGAAACTTAGGGATGCACTCGAATCACTTAGAGGTCGTGTGGTGGGTAAAAACAAAGATGATGTAGAGGAGGCTATTTCTATG gttgaagctttaGCTGTTCAGTTGACTCAGAGAGAGGGAGAGTTGATTCAAGAAAAGGCTGAGGTTAAGAAACTTGCAAGTTTTCTGCAGCAG GCTTCAGAAGATGCTAAAAAGCTTGTTGATGAAGAAAGAGCTTTAGCTCGGACTGAGATTGAGAATGCCAGAGCTGCAGTACAGAGAGTGGAAGAAGCTCTTCAGGAGCAAGAAAGAATGTCCCATGCTTCTGGAACCCag GACATTGAAGAACTGATGAAGGAGGTTCAGGAAGCCAGACGGATCAAAATGCTACATCAGCCAAGCAAG GTTATGGACATGGAACATGAACTTCAAGCATTACGAGTTCAATTAGCTGAAAAATCCAAGCGTTCATTAGAGCTCCAGAAAGAg TTAGCAATCACTAGGAGGGGAGATGAAAGTGCATCCAACTTGTTTGAATTGGATGGTACACATGCTTTAGGTTCATATTTGCAGATTCAACCATGTTCTGATATAGCCCCACAACTTTCGGAAAGTTCAATACAGTGGTACCGTTTAACAACTGAAGGTGGAAACAGGGAAAGTATCTCAG GAGCCACCAAATCTATTTATGCTCCTGAACCCTCTGATGTTGGCCGCGTTCTGCAAGTTGATGTCATTTCAGATGGTCAGACGATTACACTGACTACATCCGAGCCCATTGATGCAG CTGCAGGCCTAGGAAACTATGTAGAAGCATTGGTGCGCCGGCACGAAACCGAATTTAAT GTAGTTGTAATCCAAATGAATGGGGATGAGCATCCTTCAGAGTCTGTTCATGTACTTCATGTGGGGAAGATGAGGATGAAACTTTGTAAAGGAAAAACAACAGTTGCTAAAGAATATTATTCGCCTACAATGCAG CTATGCGGAGTTAGGGGTGGCGGAAATGCTGCAGCTCAAGCTTCGTTCTGGCAACCAAAGATTGGACTGTCATTTGTATTGGGATTTGAATCAGAAAGAGAAAGAAATGCTGCCATTATGTTAGCACGAAGATTCGCCTTCGATTGTAAT ATAACGCTTGCTGGCCCTGATGATAGAGCAGCCCACAAAGCATAA